GATGGAAAGGTAACGTGCAGAGTCATTATACAAACCCTATTTTGCTGACGATTCCAAGACGTAATCCTTATaaagggagataattgtaacgcccgcaaattcgAATTAGACAAATAAGTGATAAAATGACTTTtaaacaaaagattatttatgataaataatcttaaccaaagttatagtatatgtctcaaggatttcatacatataaagaactctgAAATCTGACAttgtataaagaagttatgcttcgaagtttcgcgattaaaccgaAACAAATATGCAcgttgtaaaaagtgaattttagataGGTTGTTTATTAGCCTAATAAATCTAAACGGAAATCATAGTAATAATAAAACTGAGAGTGTGCATGTAAAGAATGTTCAAATTTAACTCcgtatgtggaagttatgattttcgaaaGTTTAAGTACAAAAATATGGGCATAGAAATCGAAATTcaaatcggttgattgttagccgaaaaaatctaaacaataaataaatatttcGTAAATATGAGCTCGTATAAAAACAGTCGAGAAAAGAGTTCATATGAAGTAGTTATAAATTTCGCATTGATTTTAACAGTCTAAACCGgtttaaatatgaatttttctTAGAGCAAGAATTAGATTTTGAGAACTTAATGAAAATTGTAGAGCTCATCGAGAGGATTCTAGgaatataaaaaacattaaaaactaagctcgtatacgaaagttatgaTGATCCAAAGATCTACGAGAAACCGCCTCGACTGTGTTATGATATATGCTTTGAACTTAACATAGTCACTAGATGATCTTGGCTTGATGGATTCTTGTAATAACATCAATGTAATGTCATTATATCAAAAGATACTTTCAATGATTAAAAACAAGAACAAATATTTTAAAAGAAGCATAAATATTTGTTCAAAAATGAGTTCTAATCGCTTTAAAAGAACGTACGCTTTAAAAGGAACATAACTATAAGAaagaaaggaaataaaaacaaaaatataaattgcAAAATACAAATGCTCAAACGCCCAGTTCCTTCGCATCGCACGTCTTATCAACTTCCTTCACAGCGCACGCCTTATCAAGTTGAACAAAGTATTCAAGATTATCTGTTGGTCTGAACATGAAGAACATCACAATATAGAACACAAGAGTGATTATTTCCTGCACCGCATTAGACTCCCATTGGTAACTGTAACATGTATTGTTCACCACTCCCAATATAAGATTAATGAACAAGCATACACCAACCACAACAGAAAAACACGAACATAGAGCAAACTTCTCCAAATGATTCCTATTAGCCTTTTCAGTCAGGCAAAGAGATGAACATATGGAGATGATTACAACAACGTATAACACAGCCTCTACCACCAGTAACCCAAATTCTGAAAACGGAGGGTCACTTTTGCAGCGGGTTACCCCTGTCACTTTAGAAAGTAGAGTAGCCAAACCCTGAAGTGGGATCACAATCATTAAAACTATCTTTGACGACTTCGGCTTCAAGAAAGACAATCCATCCAAGATCACAAGGATCACAGTGTACAAAAAAGCAGAGGTGAGAAACTGACATATGTAAAATAAGATATCCCATTCATATGAACGAGTACGTGTAACCTTCACAGATTCTTGGACCTCCCCCGCACAGATCAAGCTCATCTCCTTCAAATCAAGCAATACAACCATTAAAAAATGAACCATGTGGAAAGATTTATGGTTCAAACAGCATACAATGATCCAAAACCATAGAAAACACCCATAAATGATTGAGAAAGTGTAGTAAAGACCGGGGAGCTTTGTTATCCCGGCTGATAAATAATCTTTGGTAGtgtcattatgcatgttgtaaaACTTTGTAAGGATGTCCATTGTCACATGGGATAAGGGGTTGCAGTTGGCGAAATAGAGTGAGTACGCATTTGGATACGTCATGGTGTAGGATTTGTTGAAGGAAGACTGATGAGGATAGGAGAGATCTTGGAAAGTAAAGAGGAGCGAGGTAAACTGGGAATCGAGGGCGCATGATATATTCGACCATCTTTGCTCTCGGAAGAATCGATATTCCAGTTGTTCCGAGAGAAGGAAAAAACCAAAACGTGAAAGATCAGGTCTTGATATGTTGGAGGTGACCGGCAGCGAGGTGACAGACAGGGACGACACCGCAATGGAGAGGTGACCCGTATTTGTGAATTTGAAGTAATCAAAGAAGATCTGACCTCGGTCATTGGATCGGATCTTCACGGATTTGATCTCAGCGATCGATGGTGTAGCAAAAACGAAAAAGAGTAGGAGAATGGTTAGAACTTTTGCTAAATTCCTCATATTTAGTGTGGTGTGGTGAGGAGGATAACGAAGTTAGAGAGGTAATTGGAATCTTCATTCAATGGATATATATGCAAACACGGGACCTTTCTAGAATCAAGGTATATGAAGAGAGTATTACCTTTTTAAAAGAATCAAAGATACTTAATTATCTCATGATATATAGAGATTATATATATGGAAAGACAACCTTCTTTTTCTATTTCAATCAAGGTATATGAAAAGATATATTACCTTTAAAAAATCAAAGGTAATTTATTATCTCTTCTATATATAAACTAGTTTAAAACGCATAggataaaaaacaaaaatattattgATAATTTAATATAAACTAGTTTAAAACGCATAggataaaaaacaaaaatattattgATAATTTAAGAtgataaataaaaaatgaaagatttacaaaattttattaaaatacaAAGATATAAGTTATCTATAAGTTTATAATAATTAGAGGGTgattgagattttttttttaaaattaaaaatgacTTTTATCCAAAAAGAACTTATTGATTTATGAATGTGTGGAAAAAGaagattatacaaatgtgttTGAATTAACTTTTTAGTGGCaaaagtcaataagttaaaaaaTGTTTAGCTAACTTATTGATTTttgcttgttttttttttattctaaTAAGCCATAATTCATTCAAAGAAGTCACAAATTATAACTTCTTCAAATCTACATTTCAAAGGCTAAACCAAAAATTGTTTAAAAGACCTTAATAAATATTCAAACACTTTTTTTTAACTTGTTGACTTTTCACaaagtcaataagttaaaaatgagtttttagatGAAATCCCAAACACTCTTTTACTTAAGCTTAATATATAGTACATTATTTTGAATATCCGATATACATTATGTATATGTTGAGTTTTAATAAAATTATGGTTTTGTACAATGCAATATAAGTTTGAATAGAGTGTAAAAAACACAATCAATCATGAAAATGACATTGTTATacgaaaaaaataaatataacagTAGTGTAATAAACATTATACTTTCGTTCCATTGATAGCTTTAGCATCCTACtttatgtaacaccgtgaattctcgaaacaaaattttcatttaaaatcatatcATTCTCATAATGTATCTTACAAAAATCTCATTCATTAAATTTACAATTCAAAACTCCATATTTGCTCggttaaaatccaggatcctcaaaacgtaactctttcactggtgtgtgTAAAATCAAGCCGGTGCCTGCTCGCGATCCTCTGagatacctgaaacacataacacataacacagtaagcacgaagcttagtgagttccccaaaataccatgcacaaAAACTAGCCACCcgaggctatagctctgtaagaccctccggtcaatgtgtctcaatgggacctTCCAGTCCCACAACTTGTTGAACCCTCCAGTCCGATCTGGTTGAGAACCCTTCGGTCtcatagttcgttggaccctccggtccggtctaaataacacataatataacatacaatacatatcacataagcatgcataactcaagcaagcacataagaccctctggtcacacatagttACCACTGTAGGtaaagtatggtgagaagactcacctgacaagcAGCAAGTAAATAACCTCGCACCCGAATCTCGGACTAGCCTCCGTCTAACACAAGGGATAAATATCTCCAATTAATACTCTTTTTACAACTCAAACAACTGAAGACTATTCTTTCTCTTTCTAACTCTTTGAAGTGGATataagaccattttacccatccaTGGTCTCTgttactcatgttgaccaaaccccaaagtcaacagaagtcaacacttgAGTCAATAGTCCGaatttgacctgactcgtcgagtcctatcgtTTTATTCAGAAGTTTTGTGAAGGTTGAATCATCTCGTCGAGTTgactcccaactcaccgagtgaTCACATGACTCAGCTCCTCGGGACAAACCCTAATCAACTCGTCGTGTCAgctcatcgactcggcgagttcatttaGAACAAATGCTTATTCAGACGATTTAAAACAGGTCCattactccaaacactagatctgtTATCTCGATGCTCAATagtcacgtaaagcttcgatctttacgttcatgcatgatgTTATTGCTCTAAAATGCTAATACATGCCCTTCATGAATGATTAAGCCCAAAAACCCTCATATGGGTGAATAAAGTTGGGACACTTAGACTctaaggacctcacaaggtccagatccgAGGTCTAGACTCCTTGATAACTCATGCTACTCAAAAACCCAAACAAAAGATggcaaaaagccctaaaactccatggaTATGAGATCTATCCAAAATAAGAAGAAAGGTGAAGCCTTTTTACCTTCCTCAGGAGCTCTGGACAGGGAATCATTAGATCCAACAACCTCACTTCCAACTCGTTGCTTGATaacctcctcttcttcctcaaatGAGGCACAAGAACCACCATATGAGCTTCTCTCTAACTCTCTAGCTCCAAAAGCAATTAGGGTTCGCTCTCAGGGGTGTATGGTAACTGATGAGGCGGAAATGGGGgcataagttcccttatataggccccaaccccagagaattagggtttctctgcccagcacctactcgacgagtcagttttCCGATTTGTCGAGTCACTCATTAATTCCACGCGAATAtctcgactcgactcggcgagttgggccctCAACTCGTTAAGTCTCTCCACAAATTATCAAATTACAATACACAATAATATATCtgaaaaatccggatgttacattttagTTTTTGTCTCACCAACTCTAGTGCTTATAAAATACCAATTATACCCTTCATTCTTTGAATTAACTTTGCAACGGAAAGAGACCAACCCCCATCAACTCCTTAATTGTGAATGTAAAAGTTTCCAatagaatttttcaaaaaaagacaaaaaagCCCTTCCTTAGTAAACCAATCCAACCACCTAATAAAATTGATATCTTTTTagataaattaaaaatcaaacatttACTAAATCCCTTCAACTCTTTATCAAAAAATTTGTAAGTATTCCATTCCACCAAATGTAGTATTtgtaaaataccacatataacctTCCCTCTTCGATTTTTTTTGATAGTGAAACTGATCAGGAGGCATCCATAAAGTTCctcttttttgttttgtttttttttcctttttctatCCATAAGCCACACACTTGGATTTCATTAATGCTAAACTATTAATTCATACTTTTTACCAATCAATGCTATTATTGGCAGCAAGGTTGAGTGCAAGCTTGTTCTTGAAGGTACCAAAAAGATCTTCAATTATCGTCTTCACATCATAGTTTCCATCATAGTGTGATGATCTGTAGCATAATGGTTCAACCAACAACATCAGAAATTGAAGTATTAACCCACAAGAACATGTAAATGATGATGTTTAAAGGGGCTATCTTTTCCATAACCTTTTTACCAAGatcaaaactaaaataaaattgcAAGACTAAACTATCATGGTATTCTAGGTTAAAAAGAAACACCAAAGGAGACAAATATAACATTTTGTGATACCATACTCATCAAAGTTTTTCATTTGGGCAAATCATCGAACAATTGACCTGCATTATGTAATATAATTGTAACTTACAAACAAAGAGGGATGATGCTATCTTAACAATAGTCAAACCTACAGATTAGAACTCATGATTCATCAAATAAAGCCTTAAGTCTAATTTAAAGAAAACATATCAATAAACCTGAAATCGAGGAGAACCAATCAAGGCTTAGCATATCGATTGACCAAACCGGATTTACAAGaacataaaacaaaaaatatgtgGATTAATTAGTTAAACGTCAAATAACCATGCCATAATGGAACATAAATCAAGAAAAATCAAAGATGAATatctttcttttaaaaaaaataaaacgcaGAATCAAATCATTTTACCTTACACATCATTTCTCTTAATCTCGAGTTCAATATATAGTTGTGGAATATTTTCAAGAGAGATAAGCATCGGAGAGAGGGTAACTGTCAGAAGAGGAGGTGATATCGTGGATCGGGGAAGAAAAAAGAGACGGTTGTCGATTGTACCCATATTTGGGGATAGTACCATTTTcatatttcaaaatttgaatATCATATAACTGTTAGGATTTAGGAAGCGGGATTTTGAGAGAAATAAGGGCTTTTTTAACCAAATGGCTTCTAGCCTAACGGTATCCGGTGTTGCCCTCCTTCCTTGAGGTCGAGAGTTCAAGTCCCACTGTGGACATAGGTGAGATCATTTAGGAGTAGTTTagtatatatatttgtatttgccGTTAAAAAAAAGAAGGGTGTTTTTAAGGTTAAAGAAATAGAAGGGTAAAGTGGTAATTTTAGTTGATGGTGAATGATTTACTGAATGGACACATGGCTAAGAAGGATTCTTTTATTAGGAGtaggacatatatatatatatatatatatatatatatatatatatatatatatatatatatatatatatatatatatatatatatatatatatatatatatatatatatactaggcgaatgcccgcgcgttgcgtagAAGCATCTATATatctgaaatctttacaaatatatgttttttaaaatataacaataatgttggtattaaatttgatataataattcctATACTAAGTTGATaatatatattgattattttaaattaaatgataatatatatatacatctattaaaactgcataatctcaatcttttgaacgATTCCTGTCcgcgggttactcatgaataatattaaatataatatacagtttaatgttatttatagttgtaatttttaattatttttttaaatttatttgcttaacgttttaatttctatcattgtaattattaaaaacctcaaacatttttttttattttaaatgtaacaatatgatcatttatatagagttatttttaactattgttattgtaagttattttaagctatttatttgaaaacttttaacgattataaaaaaaatttagaaaaacatttagttaaattaatattacaatttagttttttcatttaGCACTaatatttatcacttttaactattcacaaaatactttttggattttttaagtggaactgaaatgtATATTGAAGTtcaccctgtaatgttatatttaaattaacaatttaaatattttgtccaaacttttcaaaagttgtagctttaaactgataatggtttacatacaacaacatattaaatctaataaaattAGTATAATATGTTACAGTTAAAGACATatatttataagtagaagtaaaatattattttaatattgacatttagtttatttatgattacactttaggtttgatacttatttaaccttattaaccaccttataatttttattaggaagacactacaatttatcacttttaaatatttataaaatattctttgaattgtttaagttgaactaaaatttgtatttaagttgatcctgtaacgttatatttaaattaaaattttaagtattttatacaaattgttcaaaagttgtagctttaaaatgataatggttaacATACAAcgacatattagacctaataaataaagtataataggttaaaagttaaaaacataactttataagtagaataaaatatatattcttttaataataaaatttagtttatatatgattatactttaggtttgatatttatttaaccttattaaccaacatataatcattattagaaagaaattaaaaatttatgggagtttcaaatgaatgtggtgaaaggaaaaatacatgagagtttcaaatgaatgtggtgaaaggaaaaatgcttcatttataaGTATAGTAGGCGTATACCCGCGTGTTGCGCAAGATTAGTATAACATGATAAGATTAACGATTTGAATTTCAAAAGAATTATATGGAAAACATTGAGGGTGAACATATTAACTGAAAAACCACACCAAAACCAAATCAACCAATATAATTGAACCATTATAATCGAACCATTACTAAAAGATGGTGTAATTTCTAATTTTTATTAACCGAATACATATATATTATAATGTATATAATATGTAATTATATTGGAAACTGAGAATTTGAAAAGTAATCATGTCATGGTTATCAAGTACTTAATTTTGAATTAGATTTACTTATATAATTTGGTATTAGTTAATCATCATTAATTTACCACTTTTATTTTTAGCAACCTATTTTCTAATTTTTCACTTTTATAGCAATTATTTTTTGTTGCTCACATTTTATAGTAATGTATTTTTTAtagcaatttttttttctttctcataTTTTATAgtaatgtattttttatttgCATTTCATTTTGAACCGTTGTCGTTAACCGATATTAATCGATAACTGAACACCATTAATGGACTGAAATGTTAACCAATACATATTGGTTATCAAAATTCATTAACCAATTGCAATGATTATGGTTTGGTTTTGGCCTATAACAATACCAAATTGACCCATACACCCTTAAAAATATAGAATATacataaattttaattaattattttttgaaacaacatatataatatatgatCACAACATGTATACAATATAATTTACATTAACGATTTAACCACAACATACAACAATTGTAATAAAAGAatactactatatatatatatatatatatatatatatatatatatatatatatatatatatatgttgggttgaagactcgtttgaagattgcgtcattgggctcggctgttagtccatttattttgtgctccggttttgggcctgtccaaccatgagcttattaggtttactatataaagatatgcttgcatgcatattaggttaaggttTTAGATCATTacgatagtattacagatttctttatcgttcttgtaaacgtccaaccctctacagttgatgttcttgatcgagctcttctgagggttattttataatcattcaacttgtttgattcattcttgacttgttctttattttagtgttcttgctgtttaatcgttatttacctgtttaagatctaatcgatcttcaagattaagttttaatctcatcaattggtatcagagcaggaggctgtgtaatcgatacacttcttttctgtgaaaaggtttcaattagggtttttccgcaattacta
The genomic region above belongs to Lactuca sativa cultivar Salinas chromosome 4, Lsat_Salinas_v11, whole genome shotgun sequence and contains:
- the LOC111891952 gene encoding protein CANDIDATE G-PROTEIN COUPLED RECEPTOR 7; the encoded protein is MRNLAKVLTILLLFFVFATPSIAEIKSVKIRSNDRGQIFFDYFKFTNTGHLSIAVSSLSVTSLPVTSNISRPDLSRFGFFLLSEQLEYRFFREQRWSNISCALDSQFTSLLFTFQDLSYPHQSSFNKSYTMTYPNAYSLYFANCNPLSHVTMDILTKFYNMHNDTTKDYLSAGITKLPGLYYTFSIIYGCFLWFWIIVCCLNHKSFHMVHFLMVVLLDLKEMSLICAGEVQESVKVTRTRSYEWDILFYICQFLTSAFLYTVILVILDGLSFLKPKSSKIVLMIVIPLQGLATLLSKVTGVTRCKSDPPFSEFGLLVVEAVLYVVVIISICSSLCLTEKANRNHLEKFALCSCFSVVVGVCLFINLILGVVNNTCYSYQWESNAVQEIITLVFYIVMFFMFRPTDNLEYFVQLDKACAVKEVDKTCDAKELGV